The Cardinium endosymbiont cEper1 of Encarsia pergandiella nucleotide sequence AAGCCGTCTGAAGAAACAATAGGCATTCCCTCAGCAAGATTGGGTACCAACTGAAACGGTCTTTTAAAGCAATGATAGGTATATAACCCTTCATATATCTTGCTAATTACCTCAAAAGAACTCAAATCTTGAATTCTTAGTGGGTCCGTACCATTAATGGAACGCACAGATATGTTGTTTAAAGTGGGGGTAGCAAGCAACTGCTTCTTTTTGTTATACTCTTGATAGTAGATGGTACCAAATACCCATACAGCCATCAATAATAATATTGTTCGTTTACTAATCATAATTTTGTATAATATTTGTAATTTTAGTATTTAAAATTAGTAGGCCAATCCTAATGATGAAACGGCATCGAAAAGGTTGACAATAAAATTTTAGCTTACAAGGCATAAGCAATAAATTCATAATATTTTACGCAATTTAACTTATTTTAGCGTAAGAAACAACCGATGACCTGTTTTTTAGCTTATACTTAATAAACAGAAGATTATGACGTTCTCTGGAATGCAAGCTCCTTTTCCGACTCATATTAGATTGGTCTTTTTTACAATTCCTTTGGGACTATTGCGTATAAAAGAGAGCACCATCTCTTTTTCCTTAGAATCGATCACTTGGTTCACGACTGCTTCTAATGCCAAGGGCAACAACAATTGGCTATGATAGATCAAACGGTAGATATGGCGTATCGTATCGGCTTGTTCTTTTGTAAAACTATGCCGTTGTAATGCGATCAGATTGATGCCACAATAGCGCAAAGGTTCTCGTGCTACTTTAATAAAAGGTGGGACATCCTTACGCACAATACTTTTAGAAGCGACCATGCTATAGGCCCCTACCTGCATAAACTGATGAACCGCTGCCATACCACCTATTACGGCATGGTGATGGAGTTGGACATGACCTGCCAACTGTGCAGCATTAGTAACGGTTACATGATCTTCAACGATACAATCATGCGCCACATGCACATACGCCATGAGTAATACATGCGCACCTATAATCGTATCACCCAAAGTGCCTCTATTAAGGGTGACAAATTCACGTATAACGGTATGATTCCCCACTTCTACATAGGTTTTCAAGGTGGTTGACTTGCGACCCTGTGCTACGGCACCAATTACTGCACCTGGAAAAATTTGGCAATGCTTCCCTATACGACTTCCAGACATAATGGTCACATGAGGCCCTATATATGTACCCTCACCTATGACTACATCTTCCTGAATCGTTACAAAATTGCCTATGGTTACCGATTTGCCCAGCGTAGCACTGGGATGGATATCAGATTGCTTCATGTTGTTTGACCATTTGAGCCAATAAAACTGCCTCGCACGCCAAATTTTCACCTACAAAAATGCGTCCTTTTACCTTTGCAATGGCTACAGAGTGTTTTTGTGTCGTACTAAATTTTATATCTGTCAGCAATACACAATGTAATACTAGGCTATCTCCAGGCACCACC carries:
- the lpxA gene encoding acyl-ACP--UDP-N-acetylglucosamine O-acyltransferase yields the protein MKQSDIHPSATLGKSVTIGNFVTIQEDVVIGEGTYIGPHVTIMSGSRIGKHCQIFPGAVIGAVAQGRKSTTLKTYVEVGNHTVIREFVTLNRGTLGDTIIGAHVLLMAYVHVAHDCIVEDHVTVTNAAQLAGHVQLHHHAVIGGMAAVHQFMQVGAYSMVASKSIVRKDVPPFIKVAREPLRYCGINLIALQRHSFTKEQADTIRHIYRLIYHSQLLLPLALEAVVNQVIDSKEKEMVLSFIRNSPKGIVKKTNLI